The Nostoc punctiforme PCC 73102 genomic sequence TGGAAAATTATGAATAATATTAACCAAATCATTTTAGAACATCTGCGTTCTGGGGGAAAAACTTCTGGAGAATTGAAAGATTTGTCTAATTGTAGTTACAGCGTCCTCGACGAGGCTTTGCGCGAACTGATTAATGCTTAAGAGATTGAACTAGGATGGAGTAACGATGATTGCCCTGTGAGAATTTACCAACTCAAGCGCTAATATTGATGATTTTCTAAAGGGATTTCTCACAGCGAAGCTGCCAATAGAAAACCCTGGAAAGATGCTAACTCTATCGAGATTGCAATTTATCCGGGGTTGTAAAGTATCTATTTATGTCTCATCAAAACGTAAACTTATCAAGGATTTAAGTCGGCTAGGTGATTATTGTAGAATTTTCTAATTTGAAGTCAAGCACTGTCTTGCCATTCGTTCTTAGAAATAGTTAATTCTTTTGGCTGACACTGTAAAATCTGGAACCGAATTTCTTGATTACCCTCCTGTTCTAGATCCTCTATATAGCCAGGTAGGAACCAGTAAGCCTCCTTTGGACTAATAAAAGGGCCAAAGTAGTAAGTACAGTTAGGATGATTAGTGATAATTTCTATCCACCAAGCAAATTCAGACGGTTCCTGTTTTAAATTATGTGTCAATTTCATAGCAACCTTTGCAAGTTCAAGATATGAGATTTGACTGATAATGGTTTCAGACATTTCCAGGCAATCAAAAGCTTCGGCAAGGGCTAAATCCTAAGTTCTCAAGAAATTTAGAAAAATTAAGCTCCTCTTGTGAGTTTTACAGGTTTTGTGCTAATTTACTTATCTTGTCAGATACTAGAGTAAATATACTTAGCTTCTCAAAACAAATAATTATTAAAGTTGTTCCACCAAACAGTAACTCAAGCAACTCTTAACTTCTGAGGCGGCGAAGCAGAGTGTCTGCCTCTGCCTGCAACAAATTGGTTGGCTCGACAAGTGGATTTATAGCAGTGGCAGACACCAACTATTTGAGCTTTCTAGGTTTTGAGTTGTGCCATCGCCTAGAGAGAGATTCCTTTATCTTGTCTTCTTAATTGTTGTTCTGCTGATGATCTTATTTGTTGCAATACGCGCTCTGCCTCTTGCCAAAAAATTATATCTCCTGTTTCTACTGACCCCACATTAATCGGTGAATACTCAAGCTCACCTGACGAGTTTCGGTTGACTGCCACTCGAAAACTCTCACCTCGTTCATCATGGGTAAATACCAGTTCTCTACCCTGCTTCTCTAGAGTGGCACGTTTGAATCTAAGGCTATTTGAGCCAGTTTCTCTTAACTT encodes the following:
- a CDS encoding DUF1816 domain-containing protein encodes the protein MKLTHNLKQEPSEFAWWIEIITNHPNCTYYFGPFISPKEAYWFLPGYIEDLEQEGNQEIRFQILQCQPKELTISKNEWQDSA